A region from the Nitrospirota bacterium genome encodes:
- a CDS encoding formylglycine-generating enzyme family protein produces the protein MLRLFAVFSFVSALLLTHVSIIKGQEPINPESAPSKAVPKIIEGFVFIEGGCFEMGDVFGDGDSTSKPPHSVCVKDFYLAKEHITLGEFRQFVDETHYQTEAEVPFGDKKEPIGCVGWNGKEWKVDKNTIWRRPGFKQGDDHPVVCVSWNDAIKFGNWKSQKTGVRFRLPTEAEWEFAARSRGKKIKFSWGNGSPQGNIGDLAFNKKIPTDPAIKNYNDGYPFTSPVRKFKPNELGLFDMSGNAWQWVLDWYDPEYYKNSPKENPQGPEKGELKVLRGGSWGNGDPANFKTTYRGHFWPDTRSSFMGFRLAASPPSPN, from the coding sequence ATGTTGAGGCTTTTTGCAGTTTTTTCCTTCGTGTCTGCCCTGTTATTGACCCATGTTTCAATAATAAAGGGACAGGAACCCATCAATCCGGAGTCGGCACCTTCGAAAGCCGTGCCAAAAATAATTGAAGGGTTTGTTTTTATCGAAGGCGGTTGTTTTGAAATGGGGGATGTCTTTGGCGATGGAGACAGTACCAGCAAACCTCCCCACTCCGTCTGTGTTAAAGATTTTTACCTGGCAAAGGAACATATTACGTTGGGGGAGTTTCGACAATTCGTTGACGAGACGCATTATCAAACCGAAGCGGAAGTCCCTTTTGGCGACAAAAAGGAGCCGATTGGTTGTGTAGGGTGGAATGGCAAAGAATGGAAAGTGGACAAAAATACGATTTGGAGGCGGCCCGGTTTTAAGCAGGGAGATGACCATCCGGTCGTCTGTGTATCCTGGAATGATGCGATCAAATTTGGCAATTGGAAAAGCCAGAAGACAGGAGTTCGTTTCAGGCTACCGACAGAAGCGGAATGGGAGTTCGCTGCCAGAAGCCGGGGAAAGAAGATCAAGTTTAGTTGGGGGAATGGATCGCCACAGGGCAATATTGGTGACTTGGCGTTTAATAAGAAAATCCCGACTGATCCCGCGATCAAAAATTATAATGACGGTTATCCCTTCACTTCTCCGGTGAGGAAGTTTAAACCGAATGAGTTAGGCTTGTTTGACATGTCAGGTAACGCCTGGCAATGGGTCCTGGATTGGTATGATCCTGAATATTATAAGAATAGTCCCAAAGAAAATCCCCAAGGTCCTGAAAAGGGAGAATTGAAGGTACTACGAGGGGGATCCTGGGGCAATGGAGATCCGGCAAACTTTAAAACAACTTATCGGGGTCATTTCTGGCCGGATACGAGAAGCAGCTTCATGGGATTTCGATTAGCGGCATCTCCTCCTTCTCCTAATTAA